Proteins from one Aspergillus nidulans FGSC A4 chromosome VIII genomic window:
- a CDS encoding protein bud3 (transcript_id=CADANIAT00002636) produces MATTSCAPSDLPLEQLSLYHVSDPSLSSVFVFYGPVSTANATVSSSRIQAHILTPAGFQSYPRITISPAAPLYAAVNYLPRDKQGDEVCRGLAVSMLKYFAELSDPAKECLQALARARKPEGQIPKMFDEMHAADLANRMVKVENTTEVVRDIRGAFQERKVPWVDVDVVLPAGTIQPPEPPDHDTQDPDEHADAEESVDARYGTYSPLIRALGAPMFLPTSRLKRAPSQPTNVSRSKFFSQSQKQSLRLTMCEVVDTEERYVSKLYSLVCEVAEEFRARAQGKGPSSTSPNESDLATLFPPCLNEIYDVNMGFLEVIRSVLEETERDAIADITEDTEMSSSVSQRTVDEERDAIGAVAFANALLEWFPKFSQPYGDYMRAHNAFTQTLNLFMRDKNSSFSKRVYETGEQKLRSLLMEPVQRLPRYSLLIDSMTSSLPLVHPAVRPLLKARDIIKDICSLDDPSSTNHDQGFRRLTELVDGWPSTILPTGRLITAVDFNELSSPYHLDFADVEADSGIMLLYKNCLVLLSKNPECRMTARGLMAELDNASSTAPGVAGPLASSAEIRVVQVYDLHTVRCMQSTCGRILFLAPASVTSKPTQNTTVDLLALEPVAMYGGRAGRIVEEIIKAKIEGRFSETERESGKWSLRSPSGTVGNLGILACVFEDEQGVEMSRPAASKIRVVFDTPRALCSKALSDSDLEVVISVSLVAEGQYRVNVDSIVGTSSSDIVTVDSFVPVLSKRLLNVLQPLHDTRNRHMAESLVHSNFAIIKYLAGHLVAQFKTTRGFRPPSPTKLIANLLGGHSRESSTSSSKAPGSATLLGEFPKMPPPRAGHARSNTLPSSFPGKEETPVKASAVGTIPSKVSNSPFAVLEQTFAAYVLALHCRSGNIVGRTLRTRDNVDRSSVNELYNVLLEDPAKLQAAAEVAVDTLFVAFETFMKNAWKEHMGPVLDPSGLQLLQSQFDTMYPREFEECFRKFLADMSPQNRRALASLIRLLADLLDASGSDGDRGALTAAFAEVLTVEGDPMQHISLLDRLVDDFDHLFDEFISGGSTLEGILTSELTRTTSQTPGSVGSNASSFRKRFGFGMHRENSGESKVASILRTLSKNKGPNESEAGTQRGSMLVRSKSIDVDTSLSSLLRPGSRDRSGASTSQEMLRRPGSAQEDPQSTMKGVSGSGVVRVRRKRRSSLSDLRPGTASTDVSNVSPSQAPRPTTPGSSSTNVQGELVTPSKSARPNTSHGSGSTVRSTSPLKGSPPPRLGSPNRRSPVRPVTPSRKENVDPKYTPSERSAMNKIEESVSPSSEPKRRPGMTRTPALKERVAQINGSETKRPLSSSLTKSQRLRLQSPQKLRDRLQTEKKTQYVEQSGLRDELELIGQELRELRPSPMRLQTDTAAIHGPLEDDGVTTAAVMTRMRNLELAFEALSEELNNRTSALEKDLESSLVVSEKRAKKLDELYRQASAENEALYDRFNLELSKLAREVRTGDGEDALKNQLSSAMDEIGRLKKENFRLKREVGGLRAQQAAVALLRASTD; encoded by the exons ATGGCTACCACTTCGTGTGCCCCCTCGGACCTGCCTCTCGAACAACTCAGCCTGTACCATGTCTCAGACCCTTCGTTATCGTCCGTATTCGTGTTCTACGGGCCCGTCTCTACCGCAAATGCAACCGTGAGCAGCTCGCGCATCCAGGCGCATATACTGACGCCCGCCGGCTTTCAAAGCTACCCGCGCATCACGATCTCCCCCGCAGCACCACTGTATGCGGCCGTCAACTATTTACCCCGAGATAAACAGGGCGATGAAGTCTGTCGTGGTCTTGCTGTCAGTATGCTGAAGTACTTCGCTGAGTTGTCGGATCCAGCAAAGGAGTGCTTGCAGGCTCTCGCTCGTGCGAGGAAACCCGAAGGACAGATCCCCAAGATGTTCGATGAAATGCACGCAGCTGATTTAGCGAATCGCATGGTCAAGGTGGAGAATACTACGGAGGTAGTGCGTGATATCCGGGGCGCGTTTCAGGAACGTAAAGTTCCGTGGGTCGATGTTGATGTGGTGCTTCCCGCGGGGACTATCCAGCCTCCCGAACCGCCAGATCATGACACCCAGGACCCGGACGAGCatgcagatgccgaagagtCTGTAGACGCTCGTTATGGAACATATTCACCTCTCATACGAGCGCTGGGAGCGCCGATGTTTTTGCCAACATCCAGGCTGAAGCGAGCCCCGTCGCAACCAACCAATGTCAGTCGATCTAAGTTTTTCTCTCAGAGTCAGAAGCAGTCTCTACGCTTGACAATGTGTGAAGTTGTGGATACGGAGGAAAGATACGTGAGCAAGCTTTATTCTCTTGTGTGCGAGGTGGCAGAGGAATTCCGCGCAAGAGCACAGGGAAAGGGGCCCTCAAGTACCAGTCCCAACGAGTCTGATTTGGCTACTCTGTTCCCTCCGTGCCTTAACGAGATTTATGATGTCAACATGGGTTTTTTGGAAGTCATTCGCAGTGTCCTGGAGGAAACGGAAAGGGATGCAATTGCCGATATCACTGAAGATACTGAGATGTCGTCTTCGGTCTCGCAACGAACAGTGGACGAAGAACGAGACGCAATCGGCGCTGTTGCTTTTGCCAATGCGCTTCTTGAGTGGTTTCCCAAGTTCTCACAGCCCTACGGAGACTATATGCGTGCTCATAACGCCTTCACTCAGACGTTGAACCTGTTCATGAGGGACAAGAATTCTAGTTTCTCCAAACGCGTGTATGAAACCGGGGAACAGAAACTGCGCTCATTACTCATGGAGCCTGTCCAACGTCTTCCGCGGTACAGTCTGCTCATTGACTCCATGACAAGTAGTCTTCCGTTGGTTCACCCCGCCGTTCGGCCGTTACTGAAAGCACgagatatcatcaaggaCATCTGCTCACTAGATGATCCATCTTCTACAAATCACGATCAAGGCTTCAGACGACTGACAGAGTTAGTGGATGGATGGCCTTCCACAATTCTACCCACCGGGCGTCTAATAACTGCTGTGGACTTCAACGAACTGTCATCACCGTACCATCTGGACTttgctgatgttgaagcCGACTCGGGGATCATGCTCCTATATAAAAATTGCCTCGTGCTTCTCTCGAAAAATCCGGAATGTAGAATGACCGCTCGTGGGTTAATGGCCGAACTCGATAACGCGTCATCTACAGCCCCAGGCGTTGCTGGTCCACTTGCGTCTTCCGCAGAGATTCGAGTGGTGCAAGTATATGACCTTCATACGGTACGTTGTATGCAATCAACATGCGGCCGGATTCTTTTCCTTGCCCCTGCTTCAGTGACATCGAAGCCTACTCAGAATACCACTGTGGACCTACTGGCGCTGGAACCAGTCGCCATGTACGGTGGTCGTGCAGGCCGCATCGTCGAAGAGATTATCAAGGCAAAGATAGAGGGAAGATTCTCCGAAACCGAAAGAGAGAGTGGCAAATGGTCGCTCCGAAGCCCAAGTGGTACTGTTGGCAATCTCGGGATTCTAGCCTGCGTGTTCGAGGACGAACAAGGCGTAGAGATGAGCCGTCCCGCCGCGTCAAAGATCAGGGTCGTCTTTGACACACCAAGAGCGCTGTGCAGCAAAGCGCTAAGCGACTCAGATCTCGAAGTAGTCATCTCGGTGTCTCTGGTAGCCGAGGGCCAATATCGAGTGAACGTCGACTCGATAGTAGGTACCTCTTCCTCGGATATCGTGACGgtggatagcttcgttccGGTGCTCTCAAAACGCC TGTTAAATGTCCTCCAACCTTTACACGATACAAGAAATAGGCACATGGCAGAATCATTGGTTCACTCCAATTTTGCTATCATCAAATACCTCGCTGGCCATCTTGTAGCGCAATTCAAGACTACCCGTGGTTTCCGCCCTCCTTCACCGACAAAGCTGATTGCAAACCTACTGGGTGGTCATTCAAGGGAGAGTAGCACGTCAAGTTCCAAGGCACCTGGTTCAGCAACGTTACTGGGTGAATTTCCCAAGATGCCCCCTCCTCGCGCCGGACATGCACGGTCCAACACACTACCGTCATCGTTTCCCGGCAAGGAAGAGACCCCGGTCAAGGCGTCCGCGGTCGGGACGATCCCGTCAAAAGTGTCGAATAGTCCTTTCGCTGTGTTAGAGCAAACATTTGCTGCCTACGTCCTTGCGCTGCACTGCCGCAGTGGGAATATTGTGGGCCGCACTCTTCGGACAAGGGACAATGTGGATCGTTCATCGGTCAATGAGTTATACAATGTGCTTTTGGAAGACCCTGCCAAGCTTCAGGCGGCGGCAGAAGTAGCGGTTGACACGCTTTTTGTGGCCTTTGAGACGTTCATGAAAAATGCGTGGAAGGAACACATGGGACCAGTACTTGACCCTTCGGGCCTACAATTACTCCAGAGTCAATTTGATACCATGTATCCCCGTGAATTCGAGGAATGCTTTCGGAAATTCCTTGCGGATATGAGTCCTCAGAACCGCCGTGCTCTCGCTTCGCTTATTCGCCTGCTCGCCGACCTTCTGGATGCGTCTGGTAGTGACGGTGATCGTGGCGCTTTGACAGCTGCGTTTGCAGAGGTCTTGACGGTTGAAGGCGATCCAATGCAACACATTTCTTTGCTGGACAGATTAGTGGATGACTTTGACCATCTTTTCGATGAGTTCATCTCAGGCGGCTCGACACTGGAAGGTATACTGACCAGCGAGCTCACCAGAACGACCTCGCAAACGCCGGGCTCTGTCGGTTCTAATGCATCATCTTTCCGTAAGCGCTTCGGCTTTGGTATGCATCGAGAAAACTCCGGCGAGAGCAAGGTTGCTTCGATTCTGCGGACTCTCAGCAAGAACAAAGGGCCCAACGAATCTGAAGCAGGGACACAAAGGGGCTCGATGCTAGTACGCTCAAAATCAATAGATGTCGACACAAGTTTGAGCTCTCTTCTGCGCCCTGGTTCTCGCGATCGTTCTGGTGCTTCTACGTCGCAAGAAATGCTCCGGCGGCCGGGAAGCGCGCAAGAAGACCCTCAGTCAACTATGAAAGGGGTATCGGGAAGTGGCGTAGTAAGAGTTCGACGAAAGCGGAGGAGCTCACTGTCCGACTTGCGGCCAGGAACGGCATCCACAGATGTCTCGAACGTGTCGCCAAGTCAGGCACCGCGTCCCACAActcctggttcttcttccaccaacGTCCAGGGTGAGCTTGTTACTCCGTCAAAGTCTGCTCGACCCAATACTAGCCATGGCTCGGGATCGACCGTCCGTAGTACATCACCCCTGAAAGGTAGTCCACCTCCAAGACTGGGCTCGCCGAATCGGCGGTCACCTGTCCGCCCAGTCACTCCAAGTCGGAAAGAGAATGTCGACCCTAAATATACCCCATCCGAGAGATCTGCCATGAACAAGATCGAAGAATCCGTCTCCCCCAGTTCAGAGCCAAAACGCAGGCCTGGGATGACTAGAACACCTGCACTGAAGGAGCGGGTGGCGCAAATTAATGGGTCGGAGACAAAGCGCCCACTGTCGTCTTCCCTGACTAAGTCACAGAGATTGCGGTTGCAAAGCCCCCAGAAG CTCCGCGATCGCCTTCAAACAGAAAAGAAGACGCAATATGTCGAGCAATCCGGCTTGAGGGACGAGCTCGAGCTAATAGGTCAGGAGCTTCGAGAATTGAGACCGTCACCAATGCGTTTACAGACAGACACGGCTGCAATCCATGGCCCTCTCGAGGACGATGGTGTCACCACTGCGGCCGTAATGACCCGCATGCGAAATCTTGAGTTGGCATTCGAAGCATTGTCGGAGGAGCTCAACAACCGAACCTCTGCGCTGGAAAAGGACCTAGAGTCTTCTTTAGTTGTTAGCGAGAAGCGGGCCAAGAAACTCGATGAGTTGTATCGCCA